A part of Miscanthus floridulus cultivar M001 chromosome 6, ASM1932011v1, whole genome shotgun sequence genomic DNA contains:
- the LOC136460179 gene encoding zinc finger BED domain-containing protein DAYSLEEPER-like: MACDSQGDGAMFPVTGDDDLVTAGLSPEHDDDGRDPFAVFDDATRGTQPAIDVDAVDAGAMGTGTVDSNTHSNYTGVNGNADGNGTRTPSSGAVSGLGKRKSQCWGDFEEVYETINGVDVRVRAICKMCRTVLSARSTAGTGHILRHQKSCKQKLDNASRVQSRLAFNADGSLHNWNYDPAVARTELCRLIARLDLPLGFGDTDAFEEYIKNSHNPRFVRSSRRTTTRDLDKLFAERRAMIRNCVHASASVALTSDIWSGNAKEDYISVVAHYVNADWELQKKIVGLRLIQVKHSGENISASIASVVEEYGLVDKIFSITLDNASSNAKAMETLTPMFTGYLGCDPAPDDAAPGYSLVHQRCACHIINLIVKSGLKRIKPYIEDFRTAINFLNSSNQRIAMFRNYYEAKGMRPRKFGLDMDVRWNATYLMLKHLVPYSEVFSVFINSNYGYALLSPAHWHVAGKILEFLEVFYDSTVTLSGVYYPTSPLVLHHVLEIATHLHACERDVNLRPFVYPMQHKFLKYWKDIPLLYLFAFILDPRAKLRGMQRVLHLLTEYTGTDYTTYYADLKTELHKMFEKYLRKFGATRSQRVAGPTPPTGKRKQAWGVIFGGSGLPGPSSGTACSSSHSTASELSSYLDSDCITAYEDGFDILLWWKDHKLTYPILAIMARDIMSVPVSTCSSESYFSLAGRILEERRQSLKPEHVEMLTLLKDWELGEKREQHEAADTKEIEDAFENLFLDEPEGEDDGSGG; the protein is encoded by the coding sequence ATGGCGTGTGACTCGCAGGGCGACGGTGCCATGTTCCCTGTGACTGGCGACGATGACTTGGTCACGGCTGGGCTGTCCCCGGAGCACGACGACGACGGCCGTGACCCCTTTGCGGTGTTTGATGACGCCACCCGCGGGACACAGCCGGCGATCGACGTCGATGCCGTCGATGCAGGGGCAATGGGGACAGGGACGGTGGACTCCAACACCCACTCCAACTACACTGGTGTTAATGGTAATGCTGATGGTAATGGTACTCGTACTCCTTCCTCTGGTGCTGTTTCTGGACTTGGTAAGCGCAAGTCTCAGTGCTGGGGTGACTTTGAGGAGGTTTATGAGACGATTAATGGTGTTGATGTCCGTGTTAGAGCTATATGTAAGATGTGTAGAACTGTGTTGAGTGCTAGATCTACTGCTGGTACTGGTCACATTCTTAGGCACCAAAAATCTTGCAAACAGAAACTTGATAATGCTTCTAGGGTTCAGTCTCGACTAGCTTTTAATGCTGATGGGTCTTTGCATAATTGGAACTATGATCCTGCTGTTGCTAGAACTGAACTGTGTagattgattgctaggcttgatcttcctcttggttttggtgacactgatgcatttgaggaatatattaaaaattctcataacccaagatttgttagatcatctagaagaaccaccactagagatctggaTAAGTTATTTGCTGAACGTCGTGCTATGATTAGGAACTGTGTGCATGCTTCTGcatctgttgctttgacttctgacatatggtctggtaatgctaaagaggattacatatctgttgttgctcactatgtgaatgctgATTGGGAATTGCAAAAGAAGATTGTTGGTCTTAGGTTGATTCAAGTTAAgcattctggtgaaaacatttCTGCTTCCATTGCATCTGTTGTTGAGGAGTATGGCTTGGTTGATAAAATCTTTTCTATCACTTTAGATAATGcatcttctaatgctaaggctatggaaactTTGACACCCATGTTTACTGGTTATCTTGGTTGTGATCCTGCACCTGATGATGCTGCACCTGGTTACAGTCTTGTGCATCAACGCTGTGCTTGTCACATTATTAATCTGATAGTCAAATCTGGACTAAAAAGAATCAAACCTTATATAGaggattttagaactgcaattaatttcttgaactcctctaatcaaagaattgctatgtttaGAAACTACTATGAAGCTAAAGGTATGAGACCTAGAAAATTTGGCTTagacatggatgttagatggaatgctacttaTCTCATGCTAAAACACTTGGTTCCTTACAGTGAAGTATTTTCtgtgttcataaattcaaattatggTTATGCACTGTTGTCTCCAGCCCATTGGCACGTGGCTGGGAAAATATTGGAGTTCCTGGAAGTATTTTATGACTCTACTGTTACactgtctggtgtttattatcctaccAGTCCTCTTGTGCTGCACCATGTTCTGGAGATTGCAactcatttgcatgcatgtgaaagAGATGTTAATCTTAGACCCTTTGTGTACCCTATGCAGCATAAATTTCTCAAGTATTGGAAGGACATTCCTCTCTTATActtatttgcattcattcttgacccTAGAGCTAAGCTGAGAGGTATGCAAAGGGTCCTCCATTTACTTACTGAATATACTGGTACTGATTACACTACTTACTATGCTGATTTGAAAACTGAGTTGCATAAAATGTTTGAGaaatatttgagaaagtttggtgcaaccaggtcacaaagggtTGCTGGTCCTACCCCACCCACTGGTAAGAGAAAACAGGCTTGGGGGGTAATTTTTGGAGGATCAGGTCTGCCTGGTCCTTCCAGTGGCACTGCCTGTTCTTCTTCTCACTCTACTGCTTCTGAACTTTCAAGCTATTTGGACAGCGACTGCATAACTGCTTATGAGGATGGTTTTGACATTCTTCTGTGGTGGAAggaccacaaactaacctatccTATCCTGGCTATTATGGCCAGAGATATCATGTCAGTTCCTGTTTCCACTTGTTCTTCAGAGTCTTATTTCAGCTTAGCAGGGAGGATCCTAGAAGAACGGCGCCAGAGCTTGAAACCAGAACATGTTGAGATGCTGACCTTGTTGAAGGACTGGGAGCTAGGAGAGAAGAGGGAACAACATGAAGCTGCTGATACCAAGGAAATTGAAGATGCATTCGAGAATCTGTTCCTGGATGAACCAGAAGGTGAAGATGATGGATCTGGTGGCTGA